The Setaria viridis chromosome 9, Setaria_viridis_v4.0, whole genome shotgun sequence sequence TCCAGCGGCTTGCTCGAGCAAGGTCACGATGGGGGAAGCCTTCTTGAGCTCTGTggcagcggccggcggaggagctGTAGCCTCATAGCTCTGCCTGACTAGCGATGTCTCACGGCCGCTCCAAGAGGTGCGCACCCTGTTTGCATTATGCAGTTTGACGAACTGCATATTTAACTTTGCTCACAAAACCCTGGAATATGCATTGGCAGTGATTCTATCAGAGTGCTCAGAATGGATAGTGTGGATTCTTCTTCGCCGAGGTGCCTTGCTCATGCTCAGCATCAACAGGTAAGCTTCCGGTTGTTGAGAAAAAAAGATGTCAGATTAGCTCTTGGTTCTTCACTTTATTGAAGGTGTCTGTTATGTGCCATGGATTGCAACTGTTCCGACTAGAAATAATCAGATTTCTCTTCAGCTTGCCTCTCTTACCATTCCTGTTGTATGAAAGGATGCCGGGGAACTGAAGGATCAGAACAGCACCAGTAAGATGCCGTCCTGTCCTAATGAGCTTCCATGCTCATTGAAGCGAGAGGTAAAATCAGATATCAGCTCGTTTTCTCCTTCAGTTTGTCTTAAAATGTTCCTTCCTTAGGACCATCACCATAGGTTCTTGCTCATTTTAGATCTCTTTCAACCAGTTCCACAGTTCTCACATTTGGCAATGCTAATTTTCTTAAATGTCATATGTATGGATTAATTTATATGTCCAAAGTTGTCAAGGATAAGAATGTCATGATTAAAATTGCTATAGATACTTCGAACTCTGTAAATAGCATAATTCATTATGTGCTCGAGAAAAAAACAGCATAATTCATTCTTGCAATATGTTATTATGACATTCTGATTTGGTTTTGATACTTATGATGCTGCTACTTCAGGTTCAAGTCCTTGAGAAGCGACTAAATGATCAATTTGTCATGCGCCGTGCTCTTGAGAAAGCACTGGGTTACAAGCCTTGTGCTATTCTTTCATCAAATGAGAGCTGCATTCCAAAGGTGAAACTCCTTTTCCAATGTAGTGGGTctggaaagagagaaagaaaataaagagaaaatattTTACCATCTCATTGTAATGATTTACTTCCGAACTGCATACTGTGTAAGTTATTCTGAAGATAGAGTTTTCAGTAATTCACATAGCACTTTTCTTTCTTCCATGATATCACAGCCAACAGAGGAGCTAATAAAGGAGATTGCAGTACTAGAGCTAGAGGTCATATGCTTGGAGCAACATCTCCTGACTCTCTACCGAAAGGCCTTTGAACAACAATTTTGCCCTGCCAATTCTTCTTGTGACATGGAAAGCGTCAATCAATCAGCAAGGTCTTTTTCAGGCATACTATCTGCAGCTTCAGAACTTGACTTCTCAACCCCAAGGAAGCACCAACTAGCGCAGTCCAGTCGAATGGTCTTGGCACGCAAGTCGACACCTACAACTTCTACAAGCGAAACTAGCCACGAAAAGACCAATATCGTACGCAGCCATTCCTCGCTTCTTCACCGTTCCGTCAGGGTATCTCCTTCAGCAAACAATCTTGCTAGAGCTCTGAAACCATGCCATACTTCGCCTCTATCATTTGTTGAGGTACAGAATGATGTCTAAAACCTCTCTTATTGTTCCAACTATTTTAATCAGTTTGCTACATGATCTCTCTTGCACATGTTGTATGTAGCAATTTTGACCTATGGAATTCTAACATGATTATTTTCGATTACCAGGAAGGGAAGTGCATGGATTCTGGTATAGTGAGTTTGGCAGATATATTAGGGACCAGGGTTGCAGATCATGTTCCTCAGACGCCTAACAAGATATCCGAGGACATGATCAAATGCATTGCTGCCATATACATACGGCTGAGAGACGTTCCCACAGTTCAACATGCCTTCTTCCCCTCACCCTGCTCATCCTTTTCATCAGCAAGTGGATTATCTTCGAAATATACCGCAGATATTTGGAGCCCCAGGTGCAGGAAAGAGAGCTTCATTGAGGCGTGGCAGGAGAACGCATTAGGCAATGGCGAATCAAGGGAGCTGGGCCTACAGTATGATTCTGTGGTTGAGGTTTCTGCTCTTTGCAAGGGTGATCAGAGGTCTGCTGATGTTAAAGATATGTTGCGCAAATATATGTGAGTATTTTTCCAGTGACCTTTTATAGCTGATAGAGAATAAATTTATCCGTGCAACCATTTGCTGACTAGTTAAAGATGCCACTTTGTAGGTCACTTGTACAGCTTCTAGAAACTGCTGATCTCAGTGGGATGAAACATGAAGAGAAGCTTGCTTTCTGGATCAATGTGCATAATGCAATGATGATGCATGTAACTAGTTTCATGCCCTGTACCTTGACATCTTACTCTAATTTTTCAACAGATGGAGTTCAATCTAAACATTTGTTGTTTTCAGGCCCATATCGAATACGGGATTCCACAGAGTAACAGCAAGAGAATCCTGCTAACCAAGgtgagaacaaaaaaaaaactctcaaaTTGCCATATTTCAGATATAATGTCATTCCTGTATCTCATTCTGAATTTGTGACGACCTTGCTTTTTGCGCCACAGGTATCCTACATCATTAGTGGCCAAAGAGTAAACGCGGAGCTGATAGAGTACCAGATCTTGTGTTGCCGAGCGCATTCTTCTGGACAGGTTTGCTGTTATGCCTCCTGGTGTCCTGCATGATTTCAACTTCCCATTCAGGCCTCAGCCTAACATCGCTCCATTGAATGAATCCTGTCAGTGGCTTAGGCTGCTGCTCTACCCGAAATGGAAGTCCAGGGACAAGGACGAGCTGCAAGGCTTCGCCGTGGACCGGCCGGAGCCGCTGGTGCACTTCGCGCTGTCCTCCGGCAGCTACTCGGACCCAGTGGTACGTACGCACGCAGCATCGATCAATCACACCCAACTCCCAACGGCGCACACGGACATCACGTAGCACCAGCAGCTCCGGAACATTGATTCATCTCCCTCCCAACTGTTACCCTCTCCATTCGTCAGGTGCGGCTGTACAACCCGAAGAGCCTGTTCCAGCAGCTGGAGGCCGCGAAGGAGGAGTACATCCGCGCCAACGTCGGCGTGCGCGGCCGGGGCCAGCACAAGGTAATCCTCCCCAAGGCCCTGGAGCTGTACGCGCGGGACGCCGGTCTGGGCGCGCAGGAGGTGGTTGCCGCCGTCGAGTGCCACCTGCCCGAGGGCCTCCGGGACGCAGTGCGCCGGAGCCAgcagggcgggcgggcgcgcggccggggcggcggcggcggcggcgtggagtgGAGGCCCCACAACCTGGCGTTCAGATACCTGCTGGCCAAGGAGCTGGTGGGCGGGTCCCCCGCGTGCGGCCGGCAGCTCGAGAAAGCCGGGCCGGTCGGCGCGGTGCGTGCCGATCCGTGATCGTGGCCCGTCAGATCACCGTGGGGCCGTGGCCGGGCCCGGGTCGTCGTGCCGACTGCCGAGCCGGGCCCAAGGTGTAACGAGATGAGATCCGGGGGACCGGGGCGCGGGGTGTATGTACAGAGACATCTGATTTGGTACGTGCTCGATCTGCTGTCAATATGAATGAATAGAGGGCACCTGGATTCTCTCTCTCCCGCTCACTTGGATGGAACGCAGGAATTTCTGAAGAGATTTTACAGAGGTTTCACAGAAATTAATTCGACCTCGTACCGCCGATCGATCATAAACACTTCGACGTTCCAATCAAGAACAGGGCCTGCTCACAGCGCCTTTTTTTTTATGAGGAGCTCACAGCACCCTTGATAGTGGACACTGTGACTTTAATTGAGGTAGTACGAGAACAAAGTTAGGCCCGCCTGACATGACCAACGAGAAACCGgcccaagaaaaagaaaggccGGACGCTTTTGCCAAGTTTGTGGAATTGGCCTGGCCCTTTGGCGCGTACGAAACGAACGCTTCTTGGAGAGCAAGAAAGAACGGAACGAGACTTTGACTTGAACTCCCGAAACCCGCCGCTGTTTTCCGCGCGCCCAGCCGCCCACGTTATTGACGGCGCccgagctgcagctgctctaCGCTGCGTTTGCACCCCATGACCCCAACCCGCCCTCCCTTTTGTCGCAGCGGCACATGGTTTTGAGCCTACAACCCCAGTCCCATCCGGCATCCCCCGACTCCGCCGTGCTGCATGCGTAATCGCGTGCCACTACCAGAGGATCAACGCAACATGGCCACCACCGGTGCCCGGTCCTCGCGTCCTGGCTCGTCGGGTGCCCCAAGGGCCACCCAAAGCCTGGGCAGATCGACCTATATAAACTCGCGCCCCAGTTCGGCTCGAATCACAGCCGATTTCCTCAGCGATACGTGCATCGATCCACTACTACTGTCCAGTGCTCGCTTACGCACTCAACCAACTTCACATCAAGCTAGCTAATCGACAAGCAGGGAGAGGCATGGCGCTCGCGGAGGGGAACGGCGTGGTCGTCTTCAGCGAGGAGCAGGAGGCGCTGGTGCTCAAGTCGTGGGCCCTCATGAAGAAGGACTCGGCCAACCTCGGCCTCCGCTTCTTCCTCAAGTACGCTACGCACGCCGCGATCGTTGTTCTCTGCGCTTTGTATGGGATCACCGTACGTTGCATTGTGCGCGCGACACTGACTGGCACACGGCGCCGGGCGTTTGTTCCTGCAGGATCTTCGAGATCGCGCCGTCGGCGAAGCAGATGTTCTCGTTCCTGCGCGACTCCGACGTGCCGCTGGAGAAGAACCCCAAGCTCAAGACGCACGCCATGTCCGTCTTTGTCATGGTACGTACGTACGTTCTCACGATAGTATAGTAGGAGTATATATGTAGTAATGAAACTAGCTAATATATAACGTGATGGCTGTGGAAATTATCCATGAAGTACAGAGGACGACTGACAGGAACTAATTAATGCGTGTCGCGATCAATGCTGCAGAcctgcgaggcggcggcgcagcttcGGAAGGCCGGGAAGGTCACCGTGAGGGAGACGACGCTCAAGAGGCTGGGCGCCACGCACTTCAAGTACGGCGTCGCGGACGGCCACTTTGAGGCAAGTCACGCCAGCAACCACCCCAACTGTGACCGACCTTTTTTACCTGGGAATAGACAGCAGATAGAAAGCAATCTACCCTTCTAGAAATCTAGCATATGCTTACTTTAGACTTAACCGCGCGCGTGTTGACAATGATGCAGGTGACGGGGTACGCACTGCTGGAGACGATAAAGGAGGCGCTTCCGGCTGACATGTGGAGCCTGGAGATGAAGAACGCATGGAGCGAGGCTTACAACCAGCTGGTGGCGGCCATCAAGCAGGAGATGAAGCCTGCTGCATGATGCTTCTACTCGATCAGCCTCCGAGCCCCCCCATGACGCAACACCTCAAATTTCCCGTTGCTGCTTCTGCTTGCCGATTTGACTTTGTGCTGTGCATTTTCGAAATTTGACAGAGCATGTATATTATTGTCCTTTTGTTATTGTGATGGACAGTGAATAAAGATGTAACCATTACGCGTTTGACATGTGTTTGAAACTTGCTATATTAGGTTTAAAAATGACagcttttatttaaaaaaatgctATATGGGGGCAGTGGCGTAGGCAGCATTCTCAACCTGGCTATTCATTGTAAAAGAACATAGATATTTCTTAGCTGGGATAGTGTGTACCGTACTACTGTGGCTCTATATATGTATTAACACTGAAAGTATACTTATAGTAGAGCTTTGGCCCGAAATCATGGGTATTCACGTGAATACTTATGAATACCCCTAGCTACGCCACTGTATATGGGCTGACAAAAGGTATATTAGCGTTTTTCCGATTATTGAATTAGGTCTCATAATTTTAAATCAAGCTTTCAGATTTGATGAATTCATATGTTAAAGGAAATTTTAAATTGGTGATGTGTCGTTTGGCAAGAATATCTAAGATTGAAATCTATACCGTTGCCATAGTCAATTGATAACAACGAGGGgggaaggagaaaaagaaaaaggtttcaATTTACAAAAGGTATATTAGCCTCTTTCCAATTATTGAATTAGGTCTCGTAATTTTAAACCAGgaaattttttaaaatagtGATGTGTTGTTTGTCAAGAATTTCTGACGTTGAAATATATACCGTTGCCATAGTCAATTGATAACAACGAGGGGGagtaa is a genomic window containing:
- the LOC117840677 gene encoding uncharacterized protein; its protein translation is MSHGRSKSDSIRVLRMDSVDSSSPRCLAHAQHQQDAGELKDQNSTSKMPSCPNELPCSLKREVQVLEKRLNDQFVMRRALEKALGYKPCAILSSNESCIPKPTEELIKEIAVLELEVICLEQHLLTLYRKAFEQQFCPANSSCDMESVNQSARSFSGILSAASELDFSTPRKHQLAQSSRMVLARKSTPTTSTSETSHEKTNIVRSHSSLLHRSVRVSPSANNLARALKPCHTSPLSFVEEGKCMDSGIVSLADILGTRVADHVPQTPNKISEDMIKCIAAIYIRLRDVPTVQHAFFPSPCSSFSSASGLSSKYTADIWSPRCRKESFIEAWQENALGNGESRELGLQYDSVVEVSALCKGDQRSADVKDMLRKYMSLVQLLETADLSGMKHEEKLAFWINVHNAMMMHAHIEYGIPQSNSKRILLTKVSYIISGQRVNAELIEYQILCCRAHSSGQWLRLLLYPKWKSRDKDELQGFAVDRPEPLVHFALSSGSYSDPVVRLYNPKSLFQQLEAAKEEYIRANVGVRGRGQHKVILPKALELYARDAGLGAQEVVAAVECHLPEGLRDAVRRSQQGGRARGRGGGGGGVEWRPHNLAFRYLLAKELVGGSPACGRQLEKAGPVGAVRADP
- the LOC117840678 gene encoding anaerobic nitrite reductase GLB1, whose product is MALAEGNGVVVFSEEQEALVLKSWALMKKDSANLGLRFFLKIFEIAPSAKQMFSFLRDSDVPLEKNPKLKTHAMSVFVMTCEAAAQLRKAGKVTVRETTLKRLGATHFKYGVADGHFEVTGYALLETIKEALPADMWSLEMKNAWSEAYNQLVAAIKQEMKPAA